The Klebsiella africana sequence AAGCGGTCGGAAATAAAACCAAACAGCGGCCGGGTTAAGCCGTTGGTGAAGCGGTCTATCGTGAGCGCCAGCGGCAGCGCCGCCATGCCAAACACTACCGCCTGGCTAATGCCGAAATCTTCGGCGAACACCGCCATTTGCGAAGTGACCATCAGCCCGGAAGTCGACATCATCGCCATCATGGCAAACATCAGCCAGAACAGCGGCTGGCGCAGCATTTCCCGGGAAGTAAACGATCTGCTGCTCTGCACCACCGTCTGGCTGACGGGCTGGGAGACCGCGGGTGGCGGCAGCTTCAGCCCCTGACTGGCGAAGAAGCCGACGAGAGCGAAAAGGATGCCGAAAGTCGTCATCGTGTGTTCAAGGCCGTTAGTGGCCAGCGACAGGGAGACAGGGAAGGTGGTTATAATTGCCCCCATCCCGTAGCCCGCCGCCACCGCGCCGGCGGCAAATCCGCGCTGCTGCGGGAACCATTTGACCATCAGGCCGACAACGCCGATGTAGACAATCCCGGTCCCGAGGCCGCCCATGCAGCCATATACCAGCCAGAGCGTTGCCAGGCCGTTTACCTGCGCGGAAAGCACCCAGCTCATTCCCGCCATCACCGTGCCAATAGCGATCAGCCGCCGTGGACCAAATTTTTCCACTAACCGCCCCTGAAAAGGTGAAAAGAAGGTCTGCAGGATGATCAGCAGCGAGAAGGTGACCTGCAACTCTGGCAGACCGACGCCAAGTTTAGCGGCCAGGGGTTTTGTCAACAGCGTCCAGACATATTGCGGACTGGAAATGGCGGCCATGCAGATCAAGCCCAGCACCAGCTGGCGCCATTTGCCATATTTCGGGGTAACCAACGGTTCGCTGAGTGTCGTCATGTTGTTCTCCGTTTTCAGTAAACTGGCTTCCGTGAAACGCATCCACCCTGGATGCTTCACAGAAAGGGGAAGGTGGCGACCGCAGAGTGACGACTTGTTGTGGCCATACGGCATACCATCTTGTCCACATCGCGGTATACAAGCGCACAGCATTAAACGTGCCATATAAAATAATTTTTTATATTCAGGTGGTTAATGTAATGAGGGCATGTCTGATGGGGGGCGGCATGGTGAATGTGCGGCACCAGAGCGGTGCAAATGGGTTATCGCGGTGCGCTTCGCGTGCTAACTGGCGTAAGACACATCATGTATCCTTGACTGGCGTGAGACAGACTTCCGGGCAAAGCCGCCAAGGTAAACCGGAAATAAGGATGGCGGTTTACCTGCTTAGCACCAAATAAACGCTGCTGTCCCCACTGTTTTTTCTTTATGAGCTGGGCATGTATTGTATGGACTTTCGCAGAGAAACATTCTTCCTGGTAGAAATACTGGCTACCACACTCGATATGGGAAGCCGCCCGCTGACGCCTTATCGCCCCACATTAAGCTCACGCAGCGGTACTGGCCCGGACTTTGAGCACTGACGGAATTTCAATAAACTTTTCACACGGATTATCGTTAAGCAGATCGAGAAGGGCTTTACCGGCTTTCACCCCAATGTCATGCCAGGGAAACTCAACGGTTGTCAGGGCAGGGGAACAGACTGTCGATAACACCCCGCCGCCTAAACTCGCAATCGAAACGGTATTAGGCACTTTTATGCCGGCACTGTGGCAGGCCATCATGCATCCGCAGGCCATTTCATCCGATGTGCAAATTAACGCATCGAGATCGCCCCAGGTAATCATCATATCCTTAAATATATTGACGCCTGTGGCGATGGTGGATGGCAAATGCGTGGTCACCACCCGGTGTGGGGAGCGGTTCAGGGAAAGCATCGCAGTATTCCAGCCGCTGAGTAACTGGCGAAACATTGTGTTATTGGCTGGGGTACAGAGCAGCGCGATGTTTTTTAATGAGGCGTCGGCCAGATGAGTGACGATCTGTTTTACGGCCTTACCGTAATCCACGCCGATGCACATGCCCACGGGGTGGGTATTTAGCGCGCCAATTTCCAGGATAGGGACATCCACATTGGCCAGCAGCTGGGTGCAGCTCTCAATGGTATCGATATTGAACTGAATAATGGCCGCCGGGTTATAGGCGAGCATTTTTTCAAACGTCTTTTGTTCACTTTGACCGTCATGCCCGGACTCCATAAACATCATGGTATATCCGCGTTCAGTCAGCACTTTTTGCAGCGCTTCAGAGACCGGCAAAAAACCCGGCGAAGAGAAGGTGGGGACGACGGCGAGAATAAGATCGGAATGGACTGACGCCAGATTACGTGCCTGCAGATTTGGGACATAACCGAGTTGACTGACGGCCGCATCGATGCGATCGCGAAGCTCAGGGTTCACTTTTTCCGGCATTCTCAGCGCACGCGAGACGGTCATGGCGCTCACACCGACAAACTCAGCCACTTCAGTCAGGGTTATCTTACCCGTTCCTTTACGTCGTTTTTCTTTCGGGCTACCGTCCGCGTCTAAGCTCTTCACCAAAATCACCAACCGTTTGAAAAATAAAATATATCGAAAGTATATCTGCGAGTTGCATTATAACTTACCACAGCGAAGGGGAAAGCACATTATAGGCGGTGTTAGCGGTAACGCACTTTTTAACATTTTTACTTGTTAGCGCTAACTTTGGGAGGTGTATCACAGTTGCATTTTAGTTAGCTGTTTATAGTGCAGCACATAAACCCTCTCGGGAGAGCATATGATCAGAGACTGGTTAACGCCGGATAAAATTAAAGTCATTAACTCAATAGATAGCTGGAAAAATGCCGTTCGTCTTGCGGCAGAACCCTTGCTAACGCAAGGGTATATGACCGAGCAATATATTGAGGCGATTTTAAAAAACCATGAACAACTTGGGCCCTATTATGTATTAGCTCCGGGGTTGGCGATGCCTCATGCCCGTCCTGAACAGGGTGTGTTAAGAAATGGATTATCGCTTCTTCATATTAAAGAAGGGGTGTCATTCGGTTCGGCAGAGAATGATCCAGTGTACGTGGTTATAATGCTTTGTGCGCGTTCCGGAGATGAACATATTACGATGATCGGTGAACTGGCTGAAATCTTTAGCGATCCGCAAAAGTTAGACCGATTGTTAAATGCCGATGATGTCAAAGCCATTCAGGCCGTTATTGACTGAAGGAAGAGAGAATGAAAAAAGTGCTTATCGTGTGCGGTAATGGTTTAGGCAGCAGCTTCATCGTTGAAATGAATGTCAAAAAAATCCTTGCCGAAATGAATAAAGAAGCTGAAGTCGCGCATACCGATCTGACGTCGGCGAAAAGCGAAACTGCCGATCTTATTCTCAGCGCCAAAGACATTGCAGAACATCTTAGCAATCACTCTGCAAAGGTAGTTGGATTAAGTAATTTACTGGATAACAATAAAATTAA is a genomic window containing:
- a CDS encoding PTS sugar transporter subunit IIB, with product MKKVLIVCGNGLGSSFIVEMNVKKILAEMNKEAEVAHTDLTSAKSETADLILSAKDIAEHLSNHSAKVVGLSNLLDNNKIKEILAENI
- a CDS encoding LacI family DNA-binding transcriptional regulator: MVKSLDADGSPKEKRRKGTGKITLTEVAEFVGVSAMTVSRALRMPEKVNPELRDRIDAAVSQLGYVPNLQARNLASVHSDLILAVVPTFSSPGFLPVSEALQKVLTERGYTMMFMESGHDGQSEQKTFEKMLAYNPAAIIQFNIDTIESCTQLLANVDVPILEIGALNTHPVGMCIGVDYGKAVKQIVTHLADASLKNIALLCTPANNTMFRQLLSGWNTAMLSLNRSPHRVVTTHLPSTIATGVNIFKDMMITWGDLDALICTSDEMACGCMMACHSAGIKVPNTVSIASLGGGVLSTVCSPALTTVEFPWHDIGVKAGKALLDLLNDNPCEKFIEIPSVLKVRASTAA
- a CDS encoding PTS sugar transporter subunit IIA, giving the protein MIRDWLTPDKIKVINSIDSWKNAVRLAAEPLLTQGYMTEQYIEAILKNHEQLGPYYVLAPGLAMPHARPEQGVLRNGLSLLHIKEGVSFGSAENDPVYVVIMLCARSGDEHITMIGELAEIFSDPQKLDRLLNADDVKAIQAVID
- the oxlT gene encoding oxalate/formate MFS antiporter — encoded protein: MRFTEASLLKTENNMTTLSEPLVTPKYGKWRQLVLGLICMAAISSPQYVWTLLTKPLAAKLGVGLPELQVTFSLLIILQTFFSPFQGRLVEKFGPRRLIAIGTVMAGMSWVLSAQVNGLATLWLVYGCMGGLGTGIVYIGVVGLMVKWFPQQRGFAAGAVAAGYGMGAIITTFPVSLSLATNGLEHTMTTFGILFALVGFFASQGLKLPPPAVSQPVSQTVVQSSRSFTSREMLRQPLFWLMFAMMAMMSTSGLMVTSQMAVFAEDFGISQAVVFGMAALPLALTIDRFTNGLTRPLFGFISDRFGREQTMFIAFALEGVAMMLWLACREDPLLFVLLSGVVFFGWGEIFSLFPSTLTDTFGSEYAATNYGWLYISQGIGSIFGGPLAALLYQYTHGWHMVFSCAISLDFVTAALALWVLKPWRARFIRQHS